The following coding sequences lie in one Methanorbis furvi genomic window:
- a CDS encoding energy-coupling factor ABC transporter permease, giving the protein MHIMEGFLPGPWWQIWTIIAAVCVVAGIAAFTKLVRQRPETLPLLGLAGAFVFILSSLKIPSLGSSSHPTGTGFGSVLFGPAITSVFCTVVLVFQALFLAHGGLTTLGANIVAMGIIGPLAACMIFRFGHLITPEFSVRSFTITMFSAAAAADLATYAMTSLQLALAYPAADGGILATFLLYIGIFGITQIPLAVVEGIAIVLLMRLVITVKPEIFVSLGILSRTETKTLGGVCDADAALPNSRKWLWVGILVVLITAILAFSFAVYGTQPGTDDIVAGTLEGAGVVPWFEAGSLFSEEMHGWLFALQAAIGTVIVIACLYWLRYRTSCAKGRCGEQKHTIFDEHILDDAAMASPLRHVPAWLKLVLCVASIIIAVTSPLPYVPLFIAGVMIAASFILAKVSLHLYASLLMIPVAFAGTGALVILFITGGGETLADLFTIGPLHLSITTNSVALSFLVLSRTLAGMCCLFFLALTTPMTSLFEVLKSLRFPQEFVDLAMLIYRYIFVFIGEAISIHNAQVMRGGYGSFRNWISSFSMLASMLFIRSWDRGEAIFLSMDSRCYDGCMVLPEEESRATPVSVFAVTMFLVAAFLLLIFEWRFV; this is encoded by the coding sequence ATGCATATCATGGAAGGCTTTCTTCCCGGGCCCTGGTGGCAAATCTGGACAATCATTGCCGCCGTCTGCGTCGTTGCAGGCATTGCCGCCTTCACAAAGCTCGTACGGCAGCGTCCGGAAACCCTTCCTCTTCTCGGACTCGCCGGTGCATTTGTGTTTATCCTCTCATCACTTAAAATACCATCCCTGGGCTCATCATCCCACCCGACCGGAACCGGATTTGGATCCGTCCTGTTCGGTCCTGCCATCACGTCTGTCTTCTGCACGGTCGTTCTCGTGTTTCAGGCACTGTTTCTTGCGCACGGAGGTCTCACAACACTTGGCGCAAACATTGTTGCGATGGGAATCATAGGACCCCTCGCCGCCTGCATGATATTCCGGTTTGGGCACTTGATCACTCCTGAGTTTTCGGTGCGGAGCTTCACGATAACCATGTTTTCTGCCGCCGCAGCTGCCGACCTCGCAACGTACGCGATGACCTCGCTACAGCTTGCCCTTGCCTACCCTGCCGCTGACGGCGGCATCCTCGCAACATTTCTCCTCTACATTGGAATTTTCGGCATCACCCAGATTCCGCTCGCCGTAGTCGAAGGAATCGCTATCGTTCTTCTGATGCGGCTGGTCATCACCGTAAAGCCGGAGATTTTTGTGAGCCTTGGCATCCTTTCCCGCACGGAAACCAAAACACTCGGCGGCGTCTGTGACGCGGATGCCGCACTGCCCAACTCCCGCAAATGGCTGTGGGTCGGCATTCTTGTTGTTTTGATAACAGCGATTCTCGCATTCTCGTTTGCAGTGTATGGAACCCAGCCCGGAACTGATGATATTGTTGCCGGCACGCTTGAAGGGGCGGGCGTTGTTCCCTGGTTTGAAGCAGGCAGTCTGTTCTCTGAAGAGATGCACGGCTGGCTGTTTGCTTTGCAGGCAGCTATTGGAACTGTGATTGTGATCGCATGTCTCTACTGGCTGCGCTACCGGACCAGCTGTGCCAAAGGACGGTGTGGGGAACAGAAACACACCATCTTTGACGAGCACATCCTTGACGATGCCGCAATGGCAAGTCCTCTGCGGCATGTTCCTGCATGGCTGAAACTGGTGCTGTGCGTTGCGTCAATTATCATCGCCGTGACGTCACCGCTGCCGTATGTTCCGCTGTTTATTGCCGGAGTGATGATTGCCGCGTCATTCATTCTTGCAAAAGTGAGCCTGCACCTGTATGCATCTCTTCTGATGATTCCGGTAGCATTTGCCGGTACCGGAGCTCTGGTGATTCTTTTCATCACCGGCGGCGGCGAAACATTGGCGGACCTTTTCACGATTGGTCCCCTGCATCTTTCGATCACCACCAACTCTGTTGCGCTCTCATTTCTTGTGCTGTCGCGGACGCTTGCCGGCATGTGCTGTCTTTTCTTCCTGGCGCTCACGACACCGATGACCTCGCTGTTTGAAGTCCTGAAGAGTCTGCGGTTCCCGCAGGAGTTTGTGGATCTGGCGATGCTGATTTATCGATACATCTTTGTGTTTATCGGGGAGGCCATCAGCATTCACAATGCGCAGGTGATGCGGGGCGGGTATGGTTCGTTCAGAAACTGGATCAGTTCGTTTTCGATGCTTGCATCCATGCTGTTTATCCGCAGCTGGGATCGCGGCGAGGCGATATTTTTGTCGATGGACTCCCGCTGTTATGACGGGTGTATGGTGCTGCCTGAAGAGGAGAGCCGTGCGACGCCCGTGTCCGTGTTCGCGGTCACGATGTTTTTAGTTGCGGCGTTTCTGCTGTTGATTTTTGAATGGAGGTTTGTATGA